In Planifilum fulgidum, a single window of DNA contains:
- the tsaE gene encoding tRNA (adenosine(37)-N6)-threonylcarbamoyltransferase complex ATPase subunit type 1 TsaE, which translates to MQEACRFVSKNEEETRRLGVRLAELLEPGDVLALVGDLGAGKTTFAQGIAKGLGVEEAVDSPTFTIIKEYRGRLPFYHMDVYRLESPDEDLGWDEFFFGDGVTLVEWADRIKELLPDHTVCIALTVGETGDRLITFAPDVERVRRLCRELRRE; encoded by the coding sequence ATGCAGGAAGCTTGTCGGTTTGTTTCGAAAAATGAAGAAGAGACGCGGCGGCTGGGCGTCCGCCTGGCTGAGCTGCTGGAGCCCGGCGATGTGCTGGCCCTCGTGGGGGATCTGGGGGCCGGCAAAACCACCTTCGCCCAGGGAATCGCCAAGGGTCTCGGGGTGGAGGAAGCGGTGGACAGCCCCACCTTCACCATCATCAAGGAATACCGCGGCCGTCTCCCCTTTTATCACATGGATGTGTATCGCCTGGAATCCCCCGATGAGGATCTGGGGTGGGACGAGTTTTTTTTCGGGGACGGTGTCACGCTGGTGGAATGGGCCGACCGGATCAAGGAACTCCTTCCCGATCACACCGTGTGCATCGCTCTCACCGTCGGGGAGACCGGTGATCGCCTGATCACTTTTGCTCCGGACGTGGAGCGGGTGCGCAGGCTTTGCAGGGAGTTGAGGCGGGAATGA
- the rimI gene encoding ribosomal protein S18-alanine N-acetyltransferase, protein MDRPHIVFRPMKLSDLPVIMEVERASFPTPWPRQAFYNELVHNRFARYSVIQVDGRVVGYCGLWLLLDEAHITNIAIHPNFRGRGLGKALLSYVMRQAKEWGAGKMTLEVRVSNKIAQRLYKKMGFEPSGIRPRYYTDNQEDAIIMWVTLHGNDEKTRQSPDQGEMPGSGNRNQL, encoded by the coding sequence ATGGATCGACCGCATATCGTGTTCCGGCCGATGAAATTGTCCGACCTGCCGGTGATCATGGAGGTGGAGCGGGCATCGTTTCCCACGCCGTGGCCGCGCCAGGCTTTTTACAACGAATTGGTTCACAATCGGTTCGCCCGGTACTCCGTGATTCAGGTGGACGGCCGCGTGGTCGGGTATTGCGGTTTGTGGCTCCTCCTGGACGAGGCCCATATCACCAATATCGCCATCCATCCCAACTTCCGGGGCCGGGGATTGGGCAAAGCCCTCCTTTCCTATGTGATGCGCCAGGCCAAGGAATGGGGGGCGGGCAAAATGACCCTGGAAGTGAGGGTCTCCAATAAGATTGCCCAGCGGCTGTACAAGAAAATGGGCTTCGAGCCTTCGGGAATCCGCCCCCGCTACTACACCGACAATCAGGAAGATGCCATTATCATGTGGGTGACGTTGCATGGAAACGACGAAAAAACACGGCAATCCCCCGATCAAGGGGAAATGCCTGGTTCTGGGAATCGA
- the moaC gene encoding cyclic pyranopterin monophosphate synthase MoaC, with translation MEKLTHINEQGRARMVDVSGKPVTRRTAVARSRIRMKRETMERIRQGKVSKGDVLAVAQVAGIMAAKKTADLIPMCHPVPLKSADIRFYEEGDEVLVVEAEVKTDNVTGVEMEALTAVSIAALTVYDMCKAIDREMVVTDTCLLSKTGGKSGDYVRREEK, from the coding sequence GTGGAAAAACTGACCCACATCAACGAGCAGGGGCGCGCGCGGATGGTGGATGTCTCCGGCAAACCGGTCACCCGCCGGACGGCGGTGGCCCGTTCCCGCATCCGGATGAAGCGGGAGACGATGGAGCGGATCCGGCAGGGGAAAGTGAGCAAGGGGGACGTCCTGGCGGTGGCCCAGGTGGCCGGAATCATGGCGGCCAAGAAAACGGCGGACCTGATTCCCATGTGCCATCCCGTTCCCCTGAAAAGCGCCGATATCCGCTTCTACGAGGAAGGGGACGAAGTGCTGGTGGTGGAGGCGGAGGTGAAGACCGACAACGTCACCGGCGTCGAGATGGAGGCCTTGACCGCCGTCAGCATTGCCGCCCTCACCGTTTACGACATGTGCAAGGCGATCGACCGGGAGATGGTGGTGACGGACACCTGTCTCCTCTCCAAAACCGGCGGCAAGAGCGGGGATTACGTTCGCAGGGAGGAGAAGTGA
- the moaD gene encoding molybdopterin converting factor subunit 1: MEIEVLFFAGIAEATGMRRTVLAVDEGITVGKLIDQLCERHPEAAPLIRRSVVSLNQEYASADQTVRPGDEIALIPPVSGGEEADEGLFFVTEKPLSADRMIRLVSNPRAGAVLTFVGTVREWTEGKRTLYLEYEAYQPMAEKKMKEIADEIRRRWPDARVAMAHRVGRLEIGEISVIIAAAAPHRGEAFAAGRYAIERLKEIVPIWKKEVWADGSEWKGPQKGPWDPRAGQAPSP; the protein is encoded by the coding sequence ATGGAGATCGAGGTGCTGTTTTTCGCCGGAATCGCCGAAGCGACCGGGATGCGACGAACCGTCCTCGCCGTGGATGAGGGGATCACGGTCGGAAAGTTGATCGATCAATTGTGTGAGCGGCATCCGGAGGCCGCCCCGCTGATTCGCCGGTCGGTCGTTTCCCTCAATCAGGAGTACGCCTCCGCCGATCAAACCGTCCGGCCCGGGGACGAAATCGCCCTCATCCCCCCGGTCAGCGGAGGGGAAGAGGCGGACGAAGGGCTGTTTTTCGTCACGGAAAAACCGCTCTCCGCCGACCGGATGATCCGCCTGGTTTCCAATCCCCGGGCCGGCGCCGTCCTCACCTTCGTCGGCACGGTGCGGGAGTGGACGGAAGGCAAGCGAACCCTTTACCTGGAATACGAGGCGTATCAGCCGATGGCCGAAAAGAAAATGAAGGAGATCGCCGACGAAATCCGCCGGCGTTGGCCCGATGCCCGGGTGGCGATGGCGCACCGGGTCGGCCGCCTGGAGATCGGGGAGATCAGCGTGATCATCGCCGCAGCCGCCCCTCACCGCGGGGAAGCCTTTGCCGCGGGACGCTACGCCATCGAACGGCTGAAGGAGATCGTCCCGATCTGGAAAAAGGAAGTGTGGGCGGACGGCTCGGAATGGAAAGGACCCCAGAAAGGGCCCTGGGATCCCCGGGCGGGACAGGCCCCGTCCCCGTAA
- a CDS encoding thioredoxin family protein, giving the protein MTLNDWFEKGMTTKEYIDSMQVNREEMMGIYQEYALPEAARPFYEGLKELRLRAVILTADWCGDAMLCVPILMRVAEAAGMELRFLIRDENLELMDQYLTNGKSRSIPIFIFIDADGRERAVWGPRAPEVQRLIEEMRASLPPKDDPQFEEKQREMYRSFKKRLLEDRSLWDAVENSIRGRLREKLGR; this is encoded by the coding sequence ATGACGCTCAACGACTGGTTTGAAAAGGGAATGACGACGAAGGAATATATCGACTCGATGCAGGTCAACCGGGAAGAGATGATGGGGATTTATCAGGAATATGCCCTTCCGGAGGCGGCTCGACCCTTCTATGAAGGGCTTAAGGAATTGCGGCTCCGCGCCGTCATTTTGACGGCGGACTGGTGCGGCGACGCCATGTTGTGCGTGCCGATCCTCATGCGGGTGGCCGAGGCGGCCGGCATGGAGCTGCGGTTTCTCATCCGGGACGAAAACCTGGAGCTGATGGATCAGTATTTGACCAACGGCAAGTCGCGGTCGATTCCCATCTTCATCTTCATCGATGCCGACGGCAGGGAGCGGGCGGTCTGGGGGCCCAGGGCGCCGGAGGTTCAGCGGCTGATCGAGGAAATGCGGGCGTCGCTTCCGCCGAAGGACGATCCGCAATTTGAGGAGAAACAGCGGGAGATGTACCGCTCCTTCAAAAAGCGCCTGTTGGAAGACCGTTCCCTCTGGGATGCGGTGGAAAACAGCATCCGGGGCCGGCTCCGGGAGAAGTTGGGCCGCTAA
- the tsaB gene encoding tRNA (adenosine(37)-N6)-threonylcarbamoyltransferase complex dimerization subunit type 1 TsaB — protein sequence MKVLAIDTSTLVMGVALLEEDRILGEVTTNLRKDHSVRLMPMVARLLEELRLTFSDLDLIAVAAGPGSYTGVRIGVTTAKTMAWSRNLPLIGISTLAVLAMNGMRFGGKIAPLFDARRDRIYTGLFQGGESGEVRPVKKERVVSVDEWLKELEGEGPVLFLGDDVDRFRERIRDALGENAFFGLPPENIPRASCLGRLALERWKREGKGEGPDFAPNYLQLAEAEVKWLSRRGNGKSTE from the coding sequence ATGAAGGTCTTGGCCATCGACACCTCCACGCTGGTGATGGGGGTGGCCCTGCTGGAGGAGGATCGCATTCTCGGCGAGGTGACCACCAATCTGCGCAAGGATCATTCGGTCCGGCTGATGCCTATGGTGGCCCGCCTGCTGGAGGAACTGCGGCTCACCTTTTCCGATCTGGATCTCATCGCCGTCGCCGCCGGCCCCGGCTCCTACACCGGAGTGCGAATCGGCGTGACGACGGCCAAAACCATGGCCTGGAGCCGCAACCTTCCCCTGATCGGCATATCCACGCTGGCGGTCCTGGCGATGAACGGGATGCGGTTTGGCGGGAAGATCGCCCCCCTGTTTGACGCCCGCCGGGATCGAATCTACACCGGTCTGTTTCAGGGGGGCGAGTCCGGGGAAGTGCGCCCCGTAAAAAAGGAGCGGGTCGTTTCCGTCGACGAGTGGCTGAAGGAACTGGAGGGGGAAGGGCCGGTCCTGTTTTTGGGGGACGATGTCGACCGCTTCCGGGAACGGATCAGGGATGCCCTCGGGGAAAACGCCTTTTTCGGATTGCCTCCGGAAAACATTCCCCGCGCCTCTTGTCTCGGCCGCCTTGCCCTGGAGCGCTGGAAAAGGGAAGGAAAGGGGGAAGGGCCGGATTTCGCCCCCAACTACCTGCAGCTGGCCGAGGCGGAGGTGAAATGGTTGTCCCGCCGGGGAAACGGGAAAAGTACGGAGTGA
- a CDS encoding ThiF family adenylyltransferase produces MHIDRKRYSRQILFSPIGEAGQARLARSRVAIVGLGALGTALANHMVRSGVGTVRLLDRDFVEESNLQRQMLYDERDAREGLPKAVAAERKLRAINSSVRLEAHVTDITWRNAEELLTGVDLILDGTDNFDTRYLINDVSIKHRIPWIYGGIVGSRGMTFTVRPGATPCLRCIFPEAPEPGSAETCDTAGVIGPIVHMITAHQAAEALKLLVGDTEALDRRLHHYELWPYHHAALRVKENPRCAACALHRYDFLDPENKEPRAVSLCGRNTIQITPAKPARLNLERLARRLSPLGQVERTPFLLRFSADEHRLVIFPDGRILVQGTEDPGVARSLVSKYVGS; encoded by the coding sequence ATGCACATCGACCGGAAACGCTATTCGCGCCAGATCCTGTTTTCTCCCATCGGAGAGGCGGGACAGGCACGGCTGGCCCGTTCCCGGGTGGCCATCGTCGGCCTGGGCGCCCTGGGCACCGCCCTTGCCAACCACATGGTCCGCTCCGGCGTCGGCACCGTCCGCCTCCTCGACCGGGACTTCGTGGAGGAGAGCAATCTGCAGCGCCAGATGCTCTATGATGAGAGGGATGCCCGGGAGGGTCTGCCCAAAGCGGTGGCCGCGGAACGGAAGTTGCGGGCGATCAACTCCTCCGTCCGGCTGGAGGCCCACGTCACCGACATCACCTGGCGGAACGCCGAGGAGCTTTTGACGGGAGTGGATCTGATCCTGGACGGCACGGACAATTTCGACACCCGCTATCTGATCAACGACGTCAGCATCAAGCACCGCATCCCCTGGATCTACGGGGGGATTGTCGGTTCCCGGGGAATGACCTTCACCGTCCGGCCGGGCGCCACCCCCTGCCTGCGCTGCATCTTCCCGGAGGCCCCCGAGCCGGGCTCGGCGGAAACCTGCGACACGGCGGGAGTGATCGGTCCCATCGTCCACATGATCACCGCCCATCAGGCGGCGGAGGCGCTGAAACTGCTGGTGGGGGACACGGAAGCCCTGGACCGGCGGCTCCATCACTACGAACTGTGGCCCTATCACCACGCGGCGCTCCGGGTCAAAGAAAACCCCCGCTGCGCCGCATGCGCCCTGCACCGGTACGACTTTTTGGATCCGGAAAACAAGGAGCCCCGGGCCGTCTCCCTGTGCGGGCGAAACACGATCCAGATCACGCCCGCAAAGCCCGCCCGTCTCAACCTGGAACGGCTGGCCCGGCGGCTCTCCCCGCTGGGACAAGTGGAGCGCACCCCGTTTCTTCTCCGCTTTTCCGCCGACGAACACCGGCTGGTCATCTTCCCGGACGGGCGCATCCTGGTCCAGGGAACGGAAGACCCCGGCGTTGCCCGCAGTCTGGTGAGCAAATACGTGGGAAGCTAG
- a CDS encoding vWA domain-containing protein codes for MNKLLSWMLILCLIFGGGCSLFAKEEKEVSGEPEEKEVKQAATDIEGMLKEGPGKYAGNKYDEEKVKAELDKLPTGLTADEAYNHLVALLAENYEREVEMLDSVDPTIKTNLATPGAAKAAEGESALPKQINVEILLDASGSMAGRVPGGVKMDLAKDAIRSFVSKLPAGAQVALRVYGHKGSNRKEDKDLSCQSTELVYEPGTYDEKSFRKSLSRFNPTGWTPLAAAIEQAKTDLSGNTGENVENIVYVVSDGIETCGGDPVKAAKDLHESDIQAVVNIIGFDVDNEGQRALKKVAEAGGGKYATVNTGEDLREHLEEEYRSLREAWEMWRIDSSLEADRQWGDKWDVVNEAESSMLDKTLREDSRMLDARIYLDESGKMSREEYNSLREKVYHRINQLRNYRRERCSRLYDLLRENREKERQRVRNKADEMKEKYELD; via the coding sequence ATGAACAAGCTGCTCTCATGGATGTTGATCCTTTGTCTGATTTTCGGTGGAGGGTGTTCCCTCTTTGCGAAGGAGGAAAAGGAAGTCTCCGGCGAGCCGGAGGAGAAGGAGGTGAAGCAGGCCGCCACCGACATCGAAGGCATGCTCAAGGAAGGACCGGGGAAGTATGCCGGGAACAAGTACGATGAAGAAAAAGTGAAAGCCGAGTTGGACAAGCTTCCGACCGGCTTGACGGCGGATGAAGCGTACAACCACCTGGTGGCCCTTCTGGCGGAAAACTACGAACGCGAAGTGGAGATGCTGGACAGCGTGGATCCGACCATCAAAACCAACCTGGCAACTCCCGGCGCGGCAAAGGCGGCGGAGGGGGAGTCCGCTCTCCCGAAACAGATCAACGTGGAGATTTTGCTGGACGCGAGCGGCAGCATGGCGGGCCGCGTTCCGGGCGGCGTGAAGATGGACCTGGCGAAGGATGCAATCCGGAGCTTTGTCTCCAAACTCCCGGCGGGCGCCCAGGTGGCCCTCAGGGTTTACGGTCACAAGGGAAGCAACCGGAAAGAGGACAAGGACCTCTCCTGTCAAAGCACGGAGTTGGTCTACGAGCCGGGGACCTACGATGAAAAATCCTTCCGAAAGTCGCTGAGCCGGTTCAATCCCACGGGGTGGACGCCCCTTGCCGCGGCGATCGAACAGGCCAAGACCGACCTGAGCGGAAACACGGGGGAAAACGTGGAAAACATCGTCTATGTGGTCAGCGACGGGATTGAAACCTGCGGCGGGGATCCGGTGAAGGCCGCCAAGGACCTCCACGAATCGGATATTCAAGCCGTCGTCAACATCATCGGCTTTGACGTGGACAACGAGGGCCAGCGCGCCCTCAAGAAGGTGGCGGAGGCCGGCGGCGGAAAGTATGCCACCGTCAACACGGGCGAGGACTTGCGGGAGCATTTGGAGGAGGAATACAGGAGTTTGCGCGAGGCATGGGAAATGTGGAGGATTGACAGTTCCCTGGAGGCAGACAGACAATGGGGAGACAAATGGGATGTCGTCAACGAGGCGGAGTCATCGATGCTGGATAAAACATTGAGGGAAGATTCACGAATGTTGGATGCGCGAATATACCTGGACGAATCGGGCAAAATGTCCAGGGAGGAGTACAACTCCTTGCGGGAAAAAGTCTATCATCGCATCAACCAATTGAGGAACTACAGGAGAGAACGCTGTTCGAGGCTGTATGATCTGCTGCGGGAAAACAGGGAAAAGGAGCGGCAGAGGGTAAGGAACAAGGCGGACGAAATGAAGGAGAAGTATGAGCTTGATTGA
- a CDS encoding MogA/MoaB family molybdenum cofactor biosynthesis protein — translation MTASTKGARGERKDESGAVIREMVARIDGQVVRHEVLPDDRERIREALIRFADVDKLDLVLTTGGTGVGPHDVTPEATRAVIQREIPGIAEAMRITTLKKTRFAMLSRSLAGTRGTTLIINLPGSPKGVRECLEAVIDVIPHALELMKGMTGDHGEIR, via the coding sequence TTGACGGCCAGCACCAAGGGGGCCCGGGGAGAGCGGAAGGACGAGAGCGGCGCCGTCATCCGGGAAATGGTGGCCCGGATCGACGGGCAGGTGGTGCGCCACGAAGTGCTCCCCGACGATCGGGAGCGGATCCGGGAGGCGCTGATCCGTTTTGCCGATGTGGACAAGCTGGACCTGGTCCTGACCACGGGGGGCACCGGAGTGGGTCCCCACGATGTGACCCCGGAGGCGACCCGGGCGGTGATCCAGCGGGAGATTCCCGGGATCGCCGAAGCGATGCGGATCACCACCCTGAAAAAGACCCGGTTTGCCATGTTGTCCCGGTCCCTGGCGGGCACCCGGGGCACCACGCTCATCATCAACCTTCCGGGGAGTCCAAAAGGCGTCAGGGAATGCCTCGAAGCGGTGATCGACGTGATTCCCCATGCCCTGGAGCTGATGAAGGGGATGACCGGGGATCACGGGGAAATTCGATGA
- a CDS encoding NAD(P)-dependent oxidoreductase, which produces MEPRSLRVGFIGLGIMGRSMSRNIHRAGFPVTVWNRTASKMEEAAKWGAKTAGSPKEVAAESDVVITIVGDTPDVREVVEGPGGVLEGARPGTVLIDMSTISPEATRQMARRAAEKGVHMLDAPVSGGDVGAREGTLSIMVGGDAEVLERVRPVLEAMGKNIVHCGPVGAGQTVKACNQILAGINLLAMVEALAFAKKAGVDLEKMLQVTTKGAGTSWALENYAPRVLKGDLDPGFSIRFQQKDLRIVLTEAERMNLPLVGTAVVNQLLRSIQAHGGDELGTHALITAMERMANLELVPRKKKAGAD; this is translated from the coding sequence ATGGAGCCCCGTTCACTTCGTGTCGGTTTTATCGGCCTGGGCATCATGGGCCGCTCCATGTCCCGCAACATCCACCGGGCCGGATTTCCGGTCACCGTGTGGAACCGGACGGCGTCCAAGATGGAAGAGGCGGCGAAGTGGGGAGCGAAAACGGCGGGTTCCCCCAAGGAGGTGGCGGCGGAAAGCGATGTGGTGATCACCATCGTGGGGGACACCCCCGATGTGAGGGAAGTGGTGGAGGGTCCCGGAGGCGTCCTGGAGGGAGCGCGGCCGGGGACCGTTTTGATTGACATGAGCACCATCTCTCCCGAAGCGACCCGCCAAATGGCCCGGCGCGCCGCGGAAAAGGGGGTCCACATGCTGGATGCGCCGGTCAGCGGAGGCGATGTGGGCGCCAGGGAGGGAACCCTTTCGATCATGGTGGGGGGCGACGCAGAGGTCCTCGAACGGGTGCGGCCCGTCCTGGAAGCGATGGGGAAAAACATCGTCCATTGCGGGCCGGTGGGAGCCGGTCAGACGGTGAAGGCCTGCAATCAGATTCTCGCCGGCATCAACCTGCTGGCGATGGTGGAAGCCCTCGCCTTTGCCAAGAAAGCGGGGGTGGATCTGGAGAAGATGCTGCAGGTGACCACCAAGGGCGCCGGAACTTCCTGGGCGCTGGAAAACTATGCTCCGCGCGTTCTGAAGGGGGATCTCGATCCCGGTTTTTCCATCCGGTTTCAGCAGAAGGACCTGCGGATCGTGCTGACGGAAGCGGAAAGGATGAATCTGCCCTTGGTGGGGACCGCGGTGGTGAACCAGCTCCTCCGGTCGATCCAGGCCCACGGCGGGGATGAGCTGGGGACCCACGCCCTGATCACGGCCATGGAGCGGATGGCCAATCTGGAACTGGTGCCGAGGAAGAAAAAGGCGGGTGCGGACTGA
- a CDS encoding molybdopterin biosynthesis protein, producing MDESLRKQALGNMSLAEARERLLLSFRFSPQTERVPVPQARGRVTAEPVYARLSMPPFPAAAMDGIAVRADRTRDASPARPLRLEEGVDCHPVDTGDPLPQGMDAVIRLERIRRIDGRTVEIREPAVPWKHVRSVGEDVAQGEMILPAHHRIRPVDLGVLLAGGVTEVPVISKPRVAVLPTGSELVPPGRALKRGEIFEFNGAVFSAYLEEWGAEPDYRGIVRDDPELLKRAILEAAEGCDWVVVNAGSSVGSEDYTHDVVRELGEVILHGVATSPGSPVLLGKVRNKPVIGLPGYPVAAYLALEWFVRPLIDHWFKVKADPRPRLRVRLEEDVRSKEGREHFVRVSIGRIGDRYAARPLPRGAGSALSLARADGLLRIPARRGLLRAGEEVEAELLRPKERIDRTLWVAGGQDPVLELLVNRIRRERLPFSLSTAGIGSLRGLHSLARGGCHMAAIHLGDEGDGVEHRRWVRRFLPGKEVLLLRLAARPLGWLVAKGNPAGFSGAEDLSRRGIRFINRQEGSGTRLFLDRLLRENGIDPSTVDGYDREVLSPWEVAAAVEEGSADVGLGTPALARRFGLDFLPLRDDPFDLVIPLEVAESEAGRLLIELVRSDAFRAAAASLEKGGLERPADGHGE from the coding sequence GTGGACGAATCCTTGCGAAAACAAGCCCTCGGAAACATGTCCCTTGCCGAGGCCCGGGAGAGGCTGCTCCTTTCCTTTCGCTTCTCTCCTCAAACGGAACGGGTTCCGGTTCCGCAGGCACGGGGCCGGGTGACGGCGGAGCCGGTTTACGCCCGGCTGTCGATGCCTCCTTTTCCCGCGGCGGCCATGGACGGGATCGCCGTGCGGGCGGACAGGACCCGGGACGCTTCCCCCGCCCGCCCCTTGCGGTTGGAGGAGGGGGTGGACTGCCATCCCGTCGACACCGGGGATCCCCTCCCGCAGGGGATGGATGCGGTGATCAGGCTCGAGCGGATCCGGCGGATCGACGGGCGGACGGTGGAGATCCGGGAACCGGCCGTCCCCTGGAAGCACGTCCGGTCCGTGGGAGAAGACGTGGCGCAGGGGGAGATGATCCTGCCGGCCCATCACCGCATCCGTCCGGTGGACCTGGGGGTGTTGCTGGCCGGCGGCGTGACGGAGGTTCCGGTCATTTCCAAACCGCGGGTGGCCGTTCTTCCCACCGGCTCGGAATTGGTTCCGCCGGGGAGAGCCCTGAAGCGGGGAGAGATCTTTGAGTTCAACGGCGCGGTTTTTTCCGCTTATCTGGAGGAATGGGGGGCGGAACCGGATTACCGGGGGATCGTGAGGGACGACCCGGAGCTGCTTAAAAGGGCGATCCTCGAGGCCGCGGAAGGCTGCGATTGGGTGGTGGTCAATGCGGGATCTTCGGTCGGTTCGGAAGACTACACCCACGACGTCGTCCGGGAACTGGGGGAGGTGATCCTGCACGGCGTGGCGACCAGCCCCGGCAGTCCCGTTCTGTTGGGAAAGGTGAGGAATAAGCCGGTGATCGGGCTTCCGGGCTATCCCGTCGCGGCATACCTGGCCCTGGAATGGTTTGTCCGCCCCCTGATCGATCACTGGTTCAAAGTGAAGGCGGATCCGCGGCCACGCCTTCGGGTGCGGCTGGAGGAGGACGTGAGGAGCAAGGAGGGGCGGGAGCATTTCGTCCGGGTGAGCATCGGCCGGATCGGCGACCGGTATGCGGCCCGGCCCCTTCCCCGGGGGGCGGGATCCGCGCTGTCCCTGGCCCGGGCCGACGGCCTGCTGCGGATTCCCGCCCGCCGCGGTCTGCTTCGGGCGGGGGAAGAAGTGGAGGCGGAACTGCTTAGGCCGAAGGAACGAATTGACCGTACCCTGTGGGTGGCCGGCGGTCAGGATCCGGTGTTGGAGCTTTTGGTGAACCGGATCCGGCGGGAACGCCTTCCCTTCAGCCTGTCGACGGCCGGCATCGGCAGCCTGCGCGGCCTTCACTCCCTCGCGAGGGGAGGGTGTCACATGGCGGCCATTCACCTGGGGGATGAGGGGGATGGCGTGGAGCACCGGCGTTGGGTGCGGCGGTTTTTGCCGGGGAAGGAGGTTCTCCTCCTCCGCCTGGCCGCGCGTCCCCTCGGCTGGCTCGTGGCGAAGGGCAATCCCGCGGGTTTTTCCGGAGCGGAGGATTTGTCCCGCCGCGGGATCCGGTTCATCAACCGGCAGGAGGGGTCGGGGACGCGCCTTTTTTTGGACCGTCTCCTGCGGGAAAACGGGATCGATCCCTCCACTGTCGACGGGTACGACCGGGAAGTGCTTTCCCCCTGGGAGGTGGCCGCCGCCGTGGAGGAGGGATCGGCGGACGTCGGACTGGGAACGCCGGCGCTGGCGAGGAGGTTCGGCCTCGATTTCCTTCCCCTGAGAGACGATCCCTTCGACCTGGTGATCCCCTTGGAGGTGGCGGAGAGCGAGGCCGGGAGGCTGCTGATCGAACTGGTCCGGTCCGACGCCTTTCGGGCTGCGGCGGCATCCCTGGAGAAGGGCGGTCTGGAAAGGCCGGCGGACGGACACGGAGAATAA
- a CDS encoding DUF4870 domain-containing protein, protein MEEQRKPVDPDAMRSSTGLEVNIAGLLCYLIPFLSGLLLLLLEKNSRFVKFHAMQAVLTFGTLFAAYYIADLIPLIDGLIRFLIRVSGFVLWILLMVKAYGKEWYRLPFVGEMAEKHIQ, encoded by the coding sequence ATGGAGGAACAAAGAAAACCCGTGGATCCGGACGCCATGCGCTCATCGACGGGTCTCGAGGTGAACATCGCCGGCCTGCTCTGTTATCTGATCCCTTTTCTCTCCGGGCTTCTTCTCCTGCTCCTCGAAAAAAACAGCCGGTTTGTCAAGTTTCATGCCATGCAGGCCGTTTTGACCTTCGGTACGCTGTTTGCCGCCTATTACATCGCCGATCTCATCCCGCTGATCGACGGATTGATCCGATTCCTGATCCGGGTGTCGGGGTTTGTCCTGTGGATTCTGCTGATGGTGAAAGCCTACGGAAAGGAATGGTACCGCCTCCCCTTCGTGGGCGAAATGGCGGAAAAACACATTCAGTAA